A single Venturia canescens isolate UGA chromosome 1, ASM1945775v1, whole genome shotgun sequence DNA region contains:
- the kibra gene encoding protein kibra isoform X1 — MDRQYTLCVLVPAQQYRTYVDDYDQSYARKHHNKQQQQQQVYQQQQQQQLAARQRHKQILQAQHKKILGQRNLTLANYQSQFSQEQFPLKQQHHQYEQHNQPKCPYQQQLQQQQLQHQQPSQYLQQEQIYENVVSQYRMRMCYQNDYENDEQIQRFYWEQCYRRDDSDAATASYYYCEYAKKEIYDVKQQRLCLAQDEYDHLNNALTTLGASRTSLCSSSSSLSTKYDPDLLKSDVALARSRVSRLKRELEQIRAEMNCTQRGVDTLASVEQKLSAHHGGCYNITEAQAIMTELRNIQKSLSSGEKEKAELMQSLAQLKDELTRLQLCEGSPDASTLSLPQEKLSTASQTDLSGELVPIGTRLAEMARMRLQYDEARKRIQSIQQQLADLEEKVTPGQTESDKDKLLLFQEKEQLLRELRSITPHRRTQQDMKKIQCEIRRLEQDLNNALELSNKTITDRVRLHEEKQLLLQQLRDALRSMAMLEGQLKTLSASTLSVSSSSSLGSLSTTSSKGSLSSGLSFTDIYGGPQCLGPVQQERPVDMVDLHRRVERLLRGSESNLGTLGTPSPGRSQPSLSPRSSLSSVSPPISPLYENAPMGPPPAYEQIEMQRKQQQQQQQQQQQQQQQQQQQQQQQQQQQQQQQQRLLPNCSVSQQLDRCQLEDKLAELRLSQQAIQEQLTAAAAATTEQLKPNPQPPLEMQSVNMSQGSGLGRPAAALALPLSSLHQEAPLSPISETPPPMGIRSRASSSGTNTRSVSAAVSDESVAGDSGVFEASNRRRFSAGLHSSVDTLAFGEMNLETAQVQIKLRYSVGDGLLHIGIEKARNLAALFIPDNMRVYIKAALLPMQPSLNHMCCTKPVTDLRKPTFGESFPIAVPLNKLYTKTLQVNVWCTGGESEECLGSAQVSLADFSPESPSVKWYNILSFRFMQPSTSESASAGGSTVSLFKQSRHDKQESDISVYRAGTQTQNTKEESSDESTIISSQTSTLTRNQGCDELQTAASLRLEELPNCLGSPDEEDEERDSDSGSEDSDEEGIIVEFMMEDNVLEDVLEHEEEEEEEEEEEEEEEEEEEEDEDEEEEELVEDESNHTQDKETNTECIFIPEQGKQRKLSAAGVVPGAVHDDKNTIVIKRSQTFSPSAAVSRNHYICRLNRSDSDSSMPLYRRGGPFQRNSVERRSLRWRRPSSALSCKTTSKKSNHLPQTARTSLDLELDLQAQHARLNNLHDELNSLRDLKQTLEEAREKGDSDLATWLLEDHKFQTLMAQAENGKNGKSAEDKKVEKMLKKTSKEIYKLRKTKAGKGKPDIISFKEKMAFFTRVNLNVPVLPTDDLSTSEISVQHRRHVSEPVGGQVSTLARSNVHGVREVSTTSCSTRMMNVTALKSSLVDRPVSRNGSDSPVCTIETGTTVNHNISNDKATDEEEPKRYEYVVDRVLGVEV; from the exons ATGGACCGTCAATACACATTGTGCGTACTCGTGCCGGCCCAACAGTACCGTACGTATGTAGATGATTATGATCAGAGTTATGCCAGAAAGCATCACAAcaagcaacaacaacaacaacaagtgtaccagcaacagcaacaacaacaattggCAGCCCGCCAACGTCACAAGCAAATACTTCAAGCTCAGCATAAAAAGATATTGGGCCAAAGGAATTTAACGCTGGCCAATTATCAGTCACAGTTTTCACAAGAACAATTCCCTTTGAAGCAACAACACCACCAATACGAACAGCATAATCAACCGAAATGTCCGTATCAACAACAATTACAACAGCAGCAGCTACAACACCAACAACCATCTCAGTATCTTCAGCAGGAACAAATTTACGAAAACGTCGTGTCGCAGTATCGTATGAGAATGTGTTACCAAAACGATTACGAGAACGACGAGCAAATACAGAGATTCTACTGGGAACAGTGCTATCGTCGTGATGATAGTGACGCAGCTACAGCCTCTTATTACTATTGCGAATAC GCGAAAAAGGAAATCTACGACGTGAAACAACAAAGACTGTGTCTCGCTCAAGACGAGTATGACCACCTTAATAACGCTCTGACGACCCTTGGGGCTTCCCGCACCAGTC TATGTTCGAGTTCGAGTTCCCTCAGCACAAAGTACGATCCGGATCTTCTTAAATCTGACGTTGCGTTGGCGAGAAGTCGCGTTTCAAGGCTGAAACGAGAACTGGAGCAGATACGAGCAGAGATGAATTGCACGCAGCGCGGTGTCGACACTCTGGCAAG CGTTGAACAAAAGCTGAGCGCGCATCACGGTGGTTGTTACAACATAACGGAGGCACAGGCAATAATGACGGAGCTTCGAAATATTCAAAAGTCATTGAGTTCGGGCGAGAAGGAAAAAGCGGAATTGATGCAATCGCTGGCGCAACTTAAGGACGAACTTACGAGGCTGCAGCTTTGCGAGGGTAGTCCGGACGCTAGTACGCTGAGTTTGCCGCAAGAGAAATTAAGTACGGCATCCCAGACGGATTTATCGGGAGAACTGGTGCCGATAGGTACTAGATTAGCGGAGATGGCGCGTATGAGATTGCAATACGACGAAGCGCGAAAGAGGATACAGAGCATACAACAACAATTGGCGGATTTGGAAGAGAAAGTAACGCCTGGACAAACGGAGAGCGACAAGGACAAGCTCTTGTTGTTTCAAGAGAAGGAACAATTGTTACGGGAGCTTCGTAGCATAACGCCTCATCGAAGAACGCAACAAGATATGAAAAAGATTCAGTGCGAGATTCGTCGTTTGGAGCAAGATCTCAACAACGCTCTGGAGCTCTCGAACAAAACAATAACCGATCGCGTGAGACTCCACGAGGAAAAACAATTGTTGCTGCAACAATTGAGAGACGCGCTAAGATCAATGGCGATGCTGGAAGGCCAATTGAAGACCCTGAGCGCGAGTACGCTTTCCGTGAGCAGCAGTTCGAGCCTGGGTAGTTTGAGCACGACCAGTAGCAAAGGAAGTCTCAGTTCGGGTCTTAGTTTCACCGACATCTACGGAGGACCCCAGTGCCTCGGACCGGTTCAACAGGAACGTCCCGTTGATATGGTAGATCTTCACAGGCGAGTCGAGCGTTTGTTGCGCGGTTCCGAATCGAATCTTGGCACTCTTGGCACTCCTTCCCCGGGACGATCCCAACCGAGCCTCTCACCGAGATCGAGTTTGTCCAGCGTCAGTCCTCCCATATCGCCCTTGTATGAAAACGCACCGATGGGACCGCCGCCCGCATACGAACAGATTGAGATGCAGAggaaacaacaacagcagcagcagcagcagcagcaacaacaacaacaacaacaacaacaacaacaacaacaacagcagcagcaacaacaacaacaacaacaacgttTGCTTCCCAATTGTTCCGTTTCTCAGCAGCTCGATCGTTGTCAGCTCGAGGATAAACTCGCTGAATTGCGACTGAGTCAACAAGCGATTCAGGAACAATTGACGGCTGCCGCGGCCGCCACCACCGAACAGTTGAAACCCAATCCTCAACCACCCTTGGAAATGCAATCCGTCAATATGTCTCAAGGCAGCGGCCTCGGAAGGCCTGCCGCCGCCTTAGCCCTACCTCTTTCCTCTCTCCATCAAGAAGCACCTCTCTCGCCGATCAGCGAAACTCCACCTCCAATGGGCATCAGGTCAAGGGCAAGCAGTTCCGGTACCAATACACGTTCCGTTTCCGCCGCTGTTTCCGACGAGAGCGTCGCCGGTGATTCCGGAGTATTCGAGGCTTCCAACAGAAGGCGTTTTTCCGCCGGTCTACACTCCTCCGTTGATACACTTGCCTTTGGCGAAATGAATCTGGAAACTGCTCAGGTTCAAATTAAATTGAG GTATTCCGTGGGTGACGGACTTCTCCATATTGGCATCGAAAAAGCGAGAAACCTCGCTGCACTTTTTATACCCGACAACATGAGAGT atacaTCAAAGCCGCTCTCTTACCGATGCAACCGTCTCTCAATCACATGTGTTGTACGAAGCCCGTAACCGATCTTCGAAAACCAACTTTTGGCGAGAGTTTTCCTATCGCTGTGCCCCTCAACAAACTTTATACAAAGACCCTCCAAGTTAACGTCTGGTGCACCGGCGGCGAGTCTGAGGAGTGCTTG GGTTCGGCCCAAGTCTCCCTGGCAGACTTCAGTCCCGAATCACCGAGCGTTAAGTGGTACAATATACTCTCGTTTCGATTCATGCAACCATCGACCTCGGAAAGCGCGAGCGCCGGTGGCAGCACGGTTTCTTTATTCAAACAGTCGCGTCACGACAAGCAAGAATCCGATATTTCCGTTTATCGAGCGGGAACTCAAACGCAAAATACAAAAGAGGAAAGCAGCGATGAGAGCACAATAATAAGCTCTCAAACATCGACGTTGACGAGAAATCAAGGATGCGACGAGTTGCAAACTGCGGCTTCGCTAAGACTCGAAGAACTTCCCAATTGTCTCGGTAGTCCCGATGAAGAGGACGAGGAACGGGACAGCGATAGCGGTAGCGAAGACAGCGACGAGGAAGGCATCATCGTAGAATTTATGATGGAAGACAACGTTCTCGAGGACGTTCTTGAGCACGAG gaggaggaggaggaggaagaggaagaggaagaggaagaggaagaggaagaggaagaggacgaggacgaagaggaagaagaactTGTTGAAGATGAGTCGAATCATACTCAGGATAAAGAAACGAATACGGAATGTATATTCATTCCAGAACAGGGAAAACAGAGAAAACTCTCAGCCGCGGGTGTTGTTCCTGGTGCCGTGCACGATGACAAAAATACTATAGTAATCAAGCGAAGTCAGACATTTTCACCAAGCGCTGCCGTCAGTCGAAATCATTATATTTGTCGG TTGAACCGAAGCGACAGTGACAGCAGCATGCCTCTTTATCGTCGAGGCGGTCCTTTCCAGAGAAATTCAGTAGAGAGGCGATCGCTACGTTGGCGGCGACCATCCTCGGCGTTGAGTTGCAAAACGAcatcgaaaaaatcaaatcatTTACCACAAACAGCGAGAACATCGCTCGATCTTGAACTCGATCTTCAAGCTCAACACGCGAGACTAAACAATCTTCATGACGAACTCAACAGCCTTCGAGATCTTAAGCAAACTCTTGAGGAAGCTCGTGAAAAAGGTGACTCTGATCTGGCAACTTGGCTGTTGGAggatcataaatttcaaactCTCATGGCACAGGCCGAGAATGGAAAGAATGGGAAGAGCGCCGAGgacaaaaaagtagaaaagatGCTCAAGAAAACCTCCAAGGAAATATACAAGCTCAGAAAAACTAAGGCTGGCAAGGGAAAACCTGACATTATCTCGTTCAA agaGAAAATGGCATTCTTTACCAGAGTGAATCTTAACGTTCCTGTTTTACCAACGGACGACTTGAGTACGAGCGAGATTTCGGTGCAACACAGGCGTCATGTTTCTGAACCCGTCGGTGGTCAAGTTTCGACATTGGCCCGCTCTAACGTTCACGGTGTCCGTGAAGTTTCAACGACTAGTTGTTCGACGCGAATGATGAACGTTACGGCCTTAAAATCGAGTCTCGTCGATCGACCCGTCTCAAGAAATGGTTCTGATTCGCCGGTGTGTACTATAGAAACGGGCACAACTGTGAATCACAATATTAGCAATGACAAAGCAACTGACGAGGAAGAACCTAAAAGATACGAGTACGTCGTCGACCGAGTTCTCGGCGTTGAAGTTTGa
- the kibra gene encoding protein kibra isoform X4, translated as MPRRRNGEIPLPEGWDVAQDFDGKVYFIDHNTRKTTWIDPRDRFTKPQTFADCIGNELPLGWEEAYDKHVGAYYINHVNQTTQLEDPRQEWRAIQEAMLREYLQTAQDVLEAKKEIYDVKQQRLCLAQDEYDHLNNALTTLGASRTSLCSSSSSLSTKYDPDLLKSDVALARSRVSRLKRELEQIRAEMNCTQRGVDTLASVEQKLSAHHGGCYNITEAQAIMTELRNIQKSLSSGEKEKAELMQSLAQLKDELTRLQLCEGSPDASTLSLPQEKLSTASQTDLSGELVPIGTRLAEMARMRLQYDEARKRIQSIQQQLADLEEKVTPGQTESDKDKLLLFQEKEQLLRELRSITPHRRTQQDMKKIQCEIRRLEQDLNNALELSNKTITDRVRLHEEKQLLLQQLRDALRSMAMLEGQLKTLSASTLSVSSSSSLGSLSTTSSKGSLSSGLSFTDIYGGPQCLGPVQQERPVDMVDLHRRVERLLRGSESNLGTLGTPSPGRSQPSLSPRSSLSSVSPPISPLYENAPMGPPPAYEQIEMQRKQQQQQQQQQQQQQQQQQQQQQQQQQQQQQQQQRLLPNCSVSQQLDRCQLEDKLAELRLSQQAIQEQLTAAAAATTEQLKPNPQPPLEMQSVNMSQGSGLGRPAAALALPLSSLHQEAPLSPISETPPPMGIRSRASSSGTNTRSVSAAVSDESVAGDSGVFEASNRRRFSAGLHSSVDTLAFGEMNLETAQVQIKLRYSVGDGLLHIGIEKARNLAALFIPDNMRVYIKAALLPMQPSLNHMCCTKPVTDLRKPTFGESFPIAVPLNKLYTKTLQVNVWCTGGESEECLGSAQVSLADFSPESPSVKWYNILSFRFMQPSTSESASAGGSTVSLFKQSRHDKQESDISVYRAGTQTQNTKEESSDESTIISSQTSTLTRNQGCDELQTAASLRLEELPNCLGSPDEEDEERDSDSGSEDSDEEGIIVEFMMEDNVLEDVLEHEEEEEEEEEEEEEEEEEEEEDEDEEEEELVEDESNHTQDKETNTECIFIPEQGKQRKLSAAGVVPGAVHDDKNTIVIKRSQTFSPSAAVSRNHYICRLNRSDSDSSMPLYRRGGPFQRNSVERRSLRWRRPSSALSCKTTSKKSNHLPQTARTSLDLELDLQAQHARLNNLHDELNSLRDLKQTLEEAREKGDSDLATWLLEDHKFQTLMAQAENGKNGKSAEDKKVEKMLKKTSKEIYKLRKTKAGKGKPDIISFKEKMAFFTRVNLNVPVLPTDDLSTSEISVQHRRHVSEPVGGQVSTLARSNVHGVREVSTTSCSTRMMNVTALKSSLVDRPVSRNGSDSPVCTIETGTTVNHNISNDKATDEEEPKRYEYVVDRVLGVEV; from the exons GCGAAAAAGGAAATCTACGACGTGAAACAACAAAGACTGTGTCTCGCTCAAGACGAGTATGACCACCTTAATAACGCTCTGACGACCCTTGGGGCTTCCCGCACCAGTC TATGTTCGAGTTCGAGTTCCCTCAGCACAAAGTACGATCCGGATCTTCTTAAATCTGACGTTGCGTTGGCGAGAAGTCGCGTTTCAAGGCTGAAACGAGAACTGGAGCAGATACGAGCAGAGATGAATTGCACGCAGCGCGGTGTCGACACTCTGGCAAG CGTTGAACAAAAGCTGAGCGCGCATCACGGTGGTTGTTACAACATAACGGAGGCACAGGCAATAATGACGGAGCTTCGAAATATTCAAAAGTCATTGAGTTCGGGCGAGAAGGAAAAAGCGGAATTGATGCAATCGCTGGCGCAACTTAAGGACGAACTTACGAGGCTGCAGCTTTGCGAGGGTAGTCCGGACGCTAGTACGCTGAGTTTGCCGCAAGAGAAATTAAGTACGGCATCCCAGACGGATTTATCGGGAGAACTGGTGCCGATAGGTACTAGATTAGCGGAGATGGCGCGTATGAGATTGCAATACGACGAAGCGCGAAAGAGGATACAGAGCATACAACAACAATTGGCGGATTTGGAAGAGAAAGTAACGCCTGGACAAACGGAGAGCGACAAGGACAAGCTCTTGTTGTTTCAAGAGAAGGAACAATTGTTACGGGAGCTTCGTAGCATAACGCCTCATCGAAGAACGCAACAAGATATGAAAAAGATTCAGTGCGAGATTCGTCGTTTGGAGCAAGATCTCAACAACGCTCTGGAGCTCTCGAACAAAACAATAACCGATCGCGTGAGACTCCACGAGGAAAAACAATTGTTGCTGCAACAATTGAGAGACGCGCTAAGATCAATGGCGATGCTGGAAGGCCAATTGAAGACCCTGAGCGCGAGTACGCTTTCCGTGAGCAGCAGTTCGAGCCTGGGTAGTTTGAGCACGACCAGTAGCAAAGGAAGTCTCAGTTCGGGTCTTAGTTTCACCGACATCTACGGAGGACCCCAGTGCCTCGGACCGGTTCAACAGGAACGTCCCGTTGATATGGTAGATCTTCACAGGCGAGTCGAGCGTTTGTTGCGCGGTTCCGAATCGAATCTTGGCACTCTTGGCACTCCTTCCCCGGGACGATCCCAACCGAGCCTCTCACCGAGATCGAGTTTGTCCAGCGTCAGTCCTCCCATATCGCCCTTGTATGAAAACGCACCGATGGGACCGCCGCCCGCATACGAACAGATTGAGATGCAGAggaaacaacaacagcagcagcagcagcagcagcaacaacaacaacaacaacaacaacaacaacaacaacaacagcagcagcaacaacaacaacaacaacaacgttTGCTTCCCAATTGTTCCGTTTCTCAGCAGCTCGATCGTTGTCAGCTCGAGGATAAACTCGCTGAATTGCGACTGAGTCAACAAGCGATTCAGGAACAATTGACGGCTGCCGCGGCCGCCACCACCGAACAGTTGAAACCCAATCCTCAACCACCCTTGGAAATGCAATCCGTCAATATGTCTCAAGGCAGCGGCCTCGGAAGGCCTGCCGCCGCCTTAGCCCTACCTCTTTCCTCTCTCCATCAAGAAGCACCTCTCTCGCCGATCAGCGAAACTCCACCTCCAATGGGCATCAGGTCAAGGGCAAGCAGTTCCGGTACCAATACACGTTCCGTTTCCGCCGCTGTTTCCGACGAGAGCGTCGCCGGTGATTCCGGAGTATTCGAGGCTTCCAACAGAAGGCGTTTTTCCGCCGGTCTACACTCCTCCGTTGATACACTTGCCTTTGGCGAAATGAATCTGGAAACTGCTCAGGTTCAAATTAAATTGAG GTATTCCGTGGGTGACGGACTTCTCCATATTGGCATCGAAAAAGCGAGAAACCTCGCTGCACTTTTTATACCCGACAACATGAGAGT atacaTCAAAGCCGCTCTCTTACCGATGCAACCGTCTCTCAATCACATGTGTTGTACGAAGCCCGTAACCGATCTTCGAAAACCAACTTTTGGCGAGAGTTTTCCTATCGCTGTGCCCCTCAACAAACTTTATACAAAGACCCTCCAAGTTAACGTCTGGTGCACCGGCGGCGAGTCTGAGGAGTGCTTG GGTTCGGCCCAAGTCTCCCTGGCAGACTTCAGTCCCGAATCACCGAGCGTTAAGTGGTACAATATACTCTCGTTTCGATTCATGCAACCATCGACCTCGGAAAGCGCGAGCGCCGGTGGCAGCACGGTTTCTTTATTCAAACAGTCGCGTCACGACAAGCAAGAATCCGATATTTCCGTTTATCGAGCGGGAACTCAAACGCAAAATACAAAAGAGGAAAGCAGCGATGAGAGCACAATAATAAGCTCTCAAACATCGACGTTGACGAGAAATCAAGGATGCGACGAGTTGCAAACTGCGGCTTCGCTAAGACTCGAAGAACTTCCCAATTGTCTCGGTAGTCCCGATGAAGAGGACGAGGAACGGGACAGCGATAGCGGTAGCGAAGACAGCGACGAGGAAGGCATCATCGTAGAATTTATGATGGAAGACAACGTTCTCGAGGACGTTCTTGAGCACGAG gaggaggaggaggaggaagaggaagaggaagaggaagaggaagaggaagaggaagaggacgaggacgaagaggaagaagaactTGTTGAAGATGAGTCGAATCATACTCAGGATAAAGAAACGAATACGGAATGTATATTCATTCCAGAACAGGGAAAACAGAGAAAACTCTCAGCCGCGGGTGTTGTTCCTGGTGCCGTGCACGATGACAAAAATACTATAGTAATCAAGCGAAGTCAGACATTTTCACCAAGCGCTGCCGTCAGTCGAAATCATTATATTTGTCGG TTGAACCGAAGCGACAGTGACAGCAGCATGCCTCTTTATCGTCGAGGCGGTCCTTTCCAGAGAAATTCAGTAGAGAGGCGATCGCTACGTTGGCGGCGACCATCCTCGGCGTTGAGTTGCAAAACGAcatcgaaaaaatcaaatcatTTACCACAAACAGCGAGAACATCGCTCGATCTTGAACTCGATCTTCAAGCTCAACACGCGAGACTAAACAATCTTCATGACGAACTCAACAGCCTTCGAGATCTTAAGCAAACTCTTGAGGAAGCTCGTGAAAAAGGTGACTCTGATCTGGCAACTTGGCTGTTGGAggatcataaatttcaaactCTCATGGCACAGGCCGAGAATGGAAAGAATGGGAAGAGCGCCGAGgacaaaaaagtagaaaagatGCTCAAGAAAACCTCCAAGGAAATATACAAGCTCAGAAAAACTAAGGCTGGCAAGGGAAAACCTGACATTATCTCGTTCAA agaGAAAATGGCATTCTTTACCAGAGTGAATCTTAACGTTCCTGTTTTACCAACGGACGACTTGAGTACGAGCGAGATTTCGGTGCAACACAGGCGTCATGTTTCTGAACCCGTCGGTGGTCAAGTTTCGACATTGGCCCGCTCTAACGTTCACGGTGTCCGTGAAGTTTCAACGACTAGTTGTTCGACGCGAATGATGAACGTTACGGCCTTAAAATCGAGTCTCGTCGATCGACCCGTCTCAAGAAATGGTTCTGATTCGCCGGTGTGTACTATAGAAACGGGCACAACTGTGAATCACAATATTAGCAATGACAAAGCAACTGACGAGGAAGAACCTAAAAGATACGAGTACGTCGTCGACCGAGTTCTCGGCGTTGAAGTTTGa